The following coding sequences are from one Mycolicibacterium aichiense window:
- a CDS encoding ESX-1 secretion-associated protein: protein MAERIHVVPDELRRAARVHQDTADQLSTVPAGHAGILASLDSLGPIFGELRDAGRELLDQRRACYEQQAAAHAELASNLRHAADVWEHQDSAAAAELGRIAQDGS, encoded by the coding sequence ATGGCAGAGCGCATCCACGTGGTGCCCGACGAGCTGCGCCGGGCGGCCCGCGTCCACCAGGACACCGCCGACCAGCTGAGCACGGTGCCGGCCGGGCACGCCGGCATCCTCGCCAGCCTCGACTCGCTGGGCCCGATCTTCGGTGAGCTTCGCGACGCCGGCCGCGAACTGCTGGACCAGCGGCGGGCCTGCTACGAGCAGCAGGCCGCGGCTCATGCCGAACTCGCGAGCAACCTGAGGCACGCCGCCGACGTCTGGGAACACCAGGACAGCGCCGCCGCCGCCGAGCTCGGCCGCATTGCCCAGGACGGTTCATGA
- a CDS encoding DUF4226 domain-containing protein translates to MASYQDLLDVIARVGAVTGDSRAWLTGLSDTDIATITSPVNVVSPSAIDNVVAKIRAQHRAALDPAASSDQTTGVGEGLAAEAIRTAETSLAHQNSMSAQLDLQVITAVLNAHAVHSAGREALDGLQRDIETAVAARTDLDTPAGARAFQRYLIDKLRDIKTVVETAGLDATSKASLAAALASLYVGATPDAVAEDAPDARPAAATPAEPAVDVPADVGPDPFTDALLPDDLAPSAPDAAAAAQPVPAPMIPPMAGIPATGGGSGGGVPAGPSPVPPAFDNLAPARLPSTDTSDLLDDPLPDEPIDDAPIDSEPADDTGAAEEPDVPPADDSTVVTLPNGETVTAPTPQLAAAITAAVAGTPIPEAFRQQGIMIPPPGTAVSHPVEAARVLPGDIGMLTDRHALALGNGKAVLNNQIQPITSVAGPSFLGWEHPPEPGAGAITPKPDQPAPTRPAVTAGPPAIGE, encoded by the coding sequence GTGGCGAGTTACCAAGACCTGCTCGACGTGATCGCGCGCGTCGGTGCGGTCACCGGTGACAGCCGGGCCTGGCTGACGGGGCTCTCGGATACCGACATCGCCACGATCACCAGCCCGGTAAATGTGGTGTCGCCGAGCGCAATCGACAACGTAGTGGCCAAGATTCGCGCTCAGCATCGAGCGGCCCTCGATCCGGCGGCATCCAGCGACCAAACCACGGGGGTGGGGGAGGGGCTGGCCGCCGAGGCCATTCGCACCGCCGAAACGTCACTGGCACATCAGAATTCGATGAGCGCACAGCTCGATCTGCAGGTGATCACTGCGGTGCTCAACGCGCATGCCGTCCACTCAGCGGGCCGCGAAGCCCTCGACGGCCTGCAGCGGGACATCGAGACCGCCGTCGCGGCCCGCACCGACCTCGACACCCCGGCCGGCGCCCGCGCGTTCCAGCGGTATCTGATCGACAAGTTGCGCGACATCAAGACCGTGGTGGAGACCGCGGGACTGGATGCCACCTCGAAGGCATCGTTGGCCGCGGCGCTGGCATCGCTCTATGTCGGCGCCACCCCGGATGCCGTGGCCGAGGACGCACCCGACGCACGCCCGGCGGCCGCGACACCGGCTGAGCCGGCCGTCGACGTTCCGGCCGATGTCGGCCCCGACCCGTTCACCGATGCCCTGTTGCCTGACGACCTCGCGCCCTCGGCGCCTGACGCGGCTGCCGCCGCCCAGCCGGTTCCCGCACCGATGATCCCGCCCATGGCCGGGATCCCCGCGACGGGCGGCGGATCCGGTGGGGGTGTGCCGGCCGGCCCCAGCCCCGTGCCCCCGGCGTTCGACAATCTCGCCCCGGCGCGGCTGCCGTCCACAGACACCTCTGACCTGCTCGACGACCCGTTGCCTGACGAGCCGATCGACGACGCTCCGATCGATTCGGAGCCCGCCGACGACACCGGCGCCGCGGAAGAACCCGATGTGCCGCCTGCCGACGACTCGACCGTCGTCACCTTGCCCAACGGTGAAACGGTGACCGCGCCGACGCCTCAACTCGCGGCAGCCATCACCGCCGCGGTGGCCGGAACACCCATCCCGGAGGCATTCCGGCAGCAAGGCATCATGATCCCACCGCCGGGCACCGCGGTGTCGCATCCCGTCGAGGCAGCTCGGGTGTTGCCCGGTGACATCGGGATGCTGACCGACCGGCATGCGTTGGCATTGGGTAACGGCAAAGCTGTGCTCAACAATCAGATCCAGCCCATTACCAGCGTCGCGGGCCCGAGCTTCCTAGGGTGGGAGCATCCGCCTGAGCCGGGCGCCGGAGCCATTACCCCGAAACCCGACCAACCGGCTCCCACCCGGCCGGCGGTGACAGCCGGTCCGCCGGCGATAGGAGAGTGA
- a CDS encoding VOC family protein, which translates to MAVELLAPSVEIGLVTTDLGPMVEFYENFLGLPFQLDLDFPGGTMKRYLIGDNTLKLVTYDQPPPAALTPGGGRAQTGVRYISLVVTNVTDAAAQVTAAGYEIVEPLTEFTALPGIGWFFVADPDGNWVELAGPI; encoded by the coding sequence ATGGCCGTCGAGCTGCTCGCCCCCAGTGTCGAGATCGGTCTGGTGACCACCGATCTGGGTCCGATGGTCGAGTTCTACGAGAACTTCCTCGGCCTGCCGTTCCAGCTCGACCTCGACTTTCCCGGCGGCACCATGAAGCGCTACCTGATCGGTGACAACACCCTCAAACTCGTGACCTATGACCAGCCGCCTCCCGCAGCGCTGACCCCCGGCGGTGGGCGCGCGCAGACCGGTGTCCGCTACATCTCGCTGGTGGTCACGAACGTCACCGACGCGGCCGCGCAGGTCACGGCCGCCGGATACGAAATCGTCGAACCACTCACCGAATTCACCGCACTGCCCGGCATCGGGTGGTTCTTCGTTGCCGATCCCGACGGCAACTGGGTCGAGCTCGCGGGCCCGATCTGA
- a CDS encoding C40 family peptidase: MTASEVEILSRAHALFAGRQAVGELNAAPAALPYPGEGLPTAYHRGVERRRTELEGARRVDAEVSAILARVQRDHREAQRQTRAVLDAAHADAAAIPDSPVAQREFMRRRAARLRTQHAHVLAARRRARRRLALLRALGYRRGHRRLPAPNSRAALAVRAALSRLGCPYVWGATGPDRFDCSGLVKWAYAQAGVPLHRTTYDQINDGIPVPRSHIRPGDLVFPHAGHVQMAIGNGLVVEAPYSGANVRISRLGSDIAIRRPV; the protein is encoded by the coding sequence GTGACCGCCTCCGAGGTGGAGATCCTGAGCCGCGCCCACGCGCTGTTCGCCGGCCGGCAGGCGGTTGGGGAGCTCAATGCGGCACCCGCTGCGTTGCCGTACCCGGGCGAGGGGTTGCCCACGGCCTATCACCGGGGGGTCGAACGCCGACGCACCGAACTCGAGGGTGCCCGCCGGGTCGACGCCGAGGTGTCGGCAATCCTGGCCCGTGTTCAGCGCGATCACCGGGAGGCTCAGCGGCAGACCCGTGCCGTGCTCGACGCCGCCCATGCTGATGCCGCCGCCATCCCGGACAGCCCGGTCGCCCAACGAGAGTTCATGCGGCGCAGGGCTGCTCGGCTGCGCACCCAGCACGCCCACGTCCTTGCCGCCCGCCGTAGAGCCCGGCGCCGCCTCGCGCTGTTGCGCGCGCTGGGATATCGCCGTGGGCACCGCCGGCTGCCGGCACCGAATTCGCGAGCCGCACTGGCGGTGCGCGCCGCGCTGTCACGGCTGGGGTGTCCGTACGTGTGGGGAGCGACCGGCCCGGATCGCTTCGACTGTTCAGGCCTGGTGAAGTGGGCCTACGCGCAGGCGGGGGTGCCACTGCACCGCACCACCTACGACCAGATCAACGACGGTATTCCGGTGCCGCGTTCCCACATTCGCCCCGGTGATCTGGTGTTCCCGCATGCCGGCCATGTCCAGATGGCGATCGGCAACGGACTGGTGGTCGAGGCGCCCTACTCCGGTGCCAACGTCCGGATCAGTCGACTGGGTTCCGACATAGCGATCCGCCGGCCGGTGTAG
- a CDS encoding helix-turn-helix domain-containing protein, translating to MSREAAGAAIRTLREARDWSLAELAAATGVSIMGLSFLERGVRKPHKGTVQKVENGLGLPPGTYARLVVADDPAAEIAPFLTDGPAQSAPPRTATGIVVNRHSDADVLEAHAEAHLESLNSLIARLPAETSNEYETYIQSVIEQCVKAELLAANSWRVAVNAGAESVDRLMTHLKSLEAIRSGLLARMPGSICARFDQACARSELPEPVIATLIGVDVEQLWDIRNRGAIPPGVLPRVRAFVEERS from the coding sequence GTGAGCCGAGAGGCGGCGGGCGCAGCCATCCGGACTCTGCGCGAGGCGAGGGACTGGTCGCTGGCCGAGTTGGCCGCCGCCACCGGGGTCAGCATCATGGGCCTGAGCTTCCTGGAGCGCGGAGTCCGCAAGCCACACAAAGGCACAGTTCAGAAGGTTGAAAACGGGTTGGGGCTGCCGCCTGGCACCTATGCGCGACTTGTCGTGGCCGACGATCCAGCCGCCGAGATCGCCCCATTCCTGACCGACGGGCCGGCCCAATCAGCGCCGCCGCGGACCGCCACCGGCATCGTCGTCAACCGGCACAGCGACGCCGATGTGCTCGAGGCGCATGCCGAAGCGCACCTGGAATCGCTGAACTCGTTGATAGCCCGCCTGCCAGCGGAGACGTCAAACGAATATGAAACGTATATTCAGTCCGTGATCGAGCAATGCGTGAAGGCCGAGCTGCTGGCCGCCAACTCCTGGCGCGTCGCGGTCAACGCCGGGGCCGAATCGGTGGACCGCCTGATGACCCATCTCAAGTCCCTGGAAGCGATTCGGAGCGGGCTGCTGGCCCGCATGCCCGGCAGTATCTGCGCGCGGTTCGACCAGGCGTGTGCCCGCTCGGAGCTTCCCGAGCCGGTGATCGCGACACTGATCGGGGTCGACGTCGAGCAGCTGTGGGACATCCGCAACCGCGGGGCCATCCCGCCGGGGGTCCTGCCCCGGGTGCGGGCGTTTGTCGAGGAGCGGTCGTGA
- a CDS encoding STAS domain-containing protein produces MTSATTTAATSAVTRLGRDRTDRGVFRSRELSATTLLIAAVGEIDASNAGDMLGYVEDNVSGYQQLVIDLSKLDFFATDGFSALHTLTVRCSRRGIDWVLVPGPAVARVLRVCDPEGLVTTAGNIVSAVAALARGPHTHLQLAPLAK; encoded by the coding sequence ATGACTTCAGCCACCACCACCGCGGCAACCTCGGCTGTCACCCGCCTGGGCCGCGACCGCACGGATCGTGGAGTCTTCCGATCCAGAGAGCTCAGTGCGACCACCCTGCTCATCGCCGCAGTCGGAGAGATCGACGCATCGAATGCCGGTGACATGCTCGGCTACGTCGAGGACAACGTCTCGGGATACCAGCAGCTCGTGATCGACCTGTCGAAGCTCGACTTCTTCGCCACCGACGGGTTCTCCGCGCTGCACACCCTCACCGTGCGGTGCTCGCGGCGCGGGATCGACTGGGTGCTGGTCCCCGGGCCTGCGGTGGCCCGTGTGCTGCGGGTCTGCGATCCGGAGGGATTGGTCACCACCGCGGGCAATATCGTCTCGGCGGTGGCGGCTCTCGCCCGCGGCCCGCACACCCACCTCCAGCTGGCCCCGCTGGCGAAGTAG
- a CDS encoding VOC family protein, producing the protein MAIELLAKNIEVGLVTTNLGPMVEFYENFLGLPFTGDLDFPGGTMKRYALGDNVLKLVTLDQPPAAPATPGGGPAAAGIRYFTVVVANTTTAAEQAKAAGYEIAQELAEFAPVPGMGWMFVADPDGNWVELVGPM; encoded by the coding sequence ATGGCCATCGAGTTGCTCGCCAAGAACATCGAAGTCGGTCTGGTCACCACCAACCTGGGTCCGATGGTCGAGTTCTACGAGAACTTCCTGGGCCTGCCCTTCACCGGCGACCTCGACTTCCCGGGCGGAACGATGAAGCGCTATGCGCTCGGTGACAACGTGCTCAAGCTCGTCACGCTCGACCAACCGCCGGCCGCGCCCGCGACGCCGGGGGGCGGTCCGGCCGCGGCCGGTATCCGCTACTTCACCGTGGTGGTGGCCAACACCACCACCGCCGCCGAGCAGGCCAAGGCCGCCGGCTACGAGATCGCGCAGGAGCTCGCCGAGTTCGCGCCGGTGCCCGGCATGGGCTGGATGTTCGTCGCCGACCCGGACGGCAACTGGGTCGAGCTCGTCGGCCCGATGTAG
- a CDS encoding DUF2694 family protein yields MTEPDPEFDAAHPSGHILFRSCRGGYLHSVALAEPAMDADAQTLAQGILLTADVSYLKALMQVRAEIVAAGHTPSDDVASSRDLELAAEALRQHRLRPEES; encoded by the coding sequence ATGACCGAACCCGATCCCGAGTTCGACGCGGCCCATCCCAGCGGGCACATCCTGTTCCGGTCGTGCCGGGGTGGTTATCTGCACAGCGTGGCCCTGGCCGAACCCGCGATGGACGCCGACGCGCAGACCCTGGCCCAGGGCATCCTGCTGACCGCGGACGTGTCGTATCTGAAAGCCTTGATGCAGGTTCGCGCCGAGATCGTGGCGGCGGGCCACACCCCGTCAGACGATGTGGCGAGCAGCCGCGATCTCGAGCTGGCCGCCGAGGCGTTGCGGCAGCATCGGCTGCGGCCAGAAGAATCCTAA
- a CDS encoding DUF4226 domain-containing protein has product MAEHAGASADALESARSLLAARDRDLAEADAELAEVVSAAHVVATEAIRKLDAINAQIEAAVARNTVTAPVEGREFARFLLDKQREITDVLIVARAEADAKTRVLQRLLDRYRVSSTPA; this is encoded by the coding sequence ATGGCAGAGCACGCCGGAGCGTCGGCCGACGCCCTCGAGTCGGCTCGATCGCTGCTCGCCGCACGCGACCGCGACCTCGCCGAGGCGGACGCCGAACTTGCCGAGGTGGTGTCGGCCGCACATGTCGTCGCTACCGAGGCGATCCGCAAGCTCGACGCGATCAACGCCCAGATCGAGGCGGCCGTAGCGCGAAACACCGTCACCGCGCCGGTCGAGGGGCGCGAGTTCGCGCGCTTCCTGCTCGACAAGCAACGCGAAATCACCGATGTTCTGATCGTTGCGCGCGCCGAGGCAGACGCCAAAACCAGGGTGCTCCAGCGGCTTCTGGACCGCTACCGGGTGTCGTCCACACCTGCCTGA
- a CDS encoding WhiB family transcriptional regulator → MNYRPCSVEPDLWFGYADDDASDGAAKARVYEQSATRARTICLRRCPLAQQRACARSAVESGEEYGVWAGIKLPGGQYRKRHQLAHAHEILRRIADGQLNPRELPESAELLARSEPLPAQVATVVHLPLGRPRTAA, encoded by the coding sequence ATGAACTACCGCCCATGCTCGGTCGAGCCCGATCTGTGGTTCGGCTATGCCGACGACGACGCCAGCGACGGTGCGGCCAAGGCGCGCGTCTACGAACAGTCCGCGACCCGCGCCCGGACCATCTGCCTACGCCGGTGCCCGCTGGCCCAACAGCGCGCCTGCGCCCGCAGCGCCGTCGAGAGCGGTGAGGAATACGGGGTGTGGGCCGGGATCAAACTGCCCGGCGGCCAGTACCGCAAGCGCCATCAACTGGCGCACGCGCACGAGATCCTGCGGCGCATCGCCGACGGCCAACTCAACCCGCGCGAACTGCCGGAAAGCGCCGAACTACTGGCCCGCAGTGAACCGCTGCCGGCCCAGGTGGCGACCGTCGTGCATCTTCCGCTGGGCCGGCCGCGCACCGCAGCCTAG
- a CDS encoding LutC/YkgG family protein — protein MNGTRRIVLDRIRGALAAAPPDPVEVPRDYDREPAQGPGDAERFARTVAEYQAQVLRIDAATIAATVAELTGAGARVAIPSGLPTEWVDGIDTAVDDPENRLAVTELDTAAAVVTGCALGIAATGTIVLDAGPTQGRRALTLVPDHHICVVFTDQIVDTVPQALAALDPERPLTFISGPSATSDIELNRVEGVHGPRRLDVLLISR, from the coding sequence TTGAACGGGACACGTCGCATCGTCCTCGACCGGATCCGCGGCGCGCTCGCGGCGGCCCCGCCCGACCCCGTCGAGGTGCCGCGTGACTACGACCGGGAGCCCGCGCAGGGACCGGGTGACGCCGAGCGCTTCGCCCGGACGGTCGCCGAATACCAGGCCCAGGTGCTGCGGATCGATGCCGCCACGATCGCGGCCACGGTCGCCGAGCTGACCGGTGCGGGCGCTCGGGTGGCGATACCGTCGGGACTGCCCACCGAGTGGGTCGACGGCATCGACACCGCCGTCGACGACCCTGAAAATCGTTTGGCGGTAACCGAACTCGACACCGCCGCCGCCGTCGTCACCGGATGCGCCCTGGGCATCGCGGCCACCGGAACCATCGTCCTGGACGCCGGGCCCACCCAGGGCCGGCGAGCACTGACCCTGGTCCCCGACCATCACATCTGCGTCGTCTTCACCGACCAGATCGTCGACACCGTCCCGCAGGCGTTAGCCGCCCTGGACCCGGAGCGACCGCTGACCTTCATCTCCGGACCGAGCGCCACCAGCGACATCGAACTCAACCGGGTCGAAGGTGTACACGGCCCCCGCAGACTTGACGTGCTGCTGATCAGCCGGTGA
- a CDS encoding class I SAM-dependent methyltransferase — MATHGRNLNDLVTRFWSVAAPLYDHPRLQQWVYQPAQDEVIDQLRAHGACRIADIACGTGILAARIEAELHPDEVYGVDMSDGMLKQAKARDPKVQWRKGPAEQLPFDDDSLDAVVSTSAFHFFDQPAAMREFYRVLRPGGLAAVATISPPQLPLLGRLTNSPASAAHNPSAQEMRTLFTGAGFTISDQHRVHRPLWTKAVFDLITIGTKPAS; from the coding sequence ATGGCGACACACGGTCGCAACCTCAACGACCTGGTGACACGGTTCTGGAGCGTCGCCGCCCCGCTCTACGACCATCCGCGTCTGCAGCAATGGGTCTACCAGCCCGCCCAAGACGAGGTCATCGATCAGCTGCGCGCCCACGGTGCTTGCCGGATCGCTGACATTGCCTGCGGCACAGGCATTCTCGCCGCTCGCATCGAAGCCGAGCTGCACCCCGACGAGGTGTACGGGGTCGACATGTCCGACGGCATGCTCAAGCAGGCCAAGGCCCGCGACCCGAAGGTGCAGTGGCGCAAGGGGCCGGCCGAACAACTGCCGTTCGACGACGACTCGCTCGACGCCGTCGTTTCGACGTCGGCCTTTCACTTCTTCGACCAGCCGGCGGCGATGCGCGAATTCTACCGGGTGCTGCGGCCCGGTGGTCTGGCGGCGGTCGCGACGATCAGCCCCCCGCAACTGCCGTTGCTCGGCCGGCTGACCAACTCGCCGGCCAGTGCCGCGCACAACCCGTCGGCGCAGGAGATGCGCACACTGTTCACCGGCGCCGGTTTCACGATCAGCGACCAGCACCGGGTGCACCGGCCGCTGTGGACCAAAGCCGTGTTCGACCTCATCACGATCGGGACGAAGCCCGCGTCCTGA
- a CDS encoding peroxynitrite isomerase, whose product MPELHPDLAVLAPLLGTWTGAGTGEYPTIETFGYVEEIAIGHIGKPFLTYSQRTRATDDGRPLHAEAGYIRVPSPGRIELVVVHPTGVTEIDEGTLSVTDNSLAIELDSTSIGLTASAKSVTSLSRSFHLVGDELTYTVRMAAVGVPLTHHLAATLHRQQG is encoded by the coding sequence GTGCCCGAGCTTCATCCCGACCTCGCGGTCCTGGCGCCCCTGCTGGGCACCTGGACCGGAGCCGGCACCGGCGAGTACCCGACCATCGAGACGTTCGGCTACGTCGAAGAGATCGCGATCGGACACATCGGCAAGCCCTTTCTGACCTACTCGCAGCGGACCCGCGCCACCGACGACGGCCGTCCCCTGCACGCCGAGGCCGGCTACATCCGGGTGCCGTCGCCCGGCCGGATCGAACTCGTCGTCGTCCATCCCACCGGGGTCACCGAGATCGATGAAGGCACGCTGTCGGTAACCGATAACAGCCTGGCCATCGAGCTCGACTCCACCTCGATCGGACTCACGGCTTCGGCGAAAAGCGTTACCTCACTGAGTCGTTCGTTCCACCTTGTCGGTGACGAGCTCACCTACACCGTCCGGATGGCCGCTGTCGGCGTGCCGCTCACCCACCATCTGGCCGCGACCCTGCACAGGCAGCAGGGGTGA
- a CDS encoding rhomboid family intramembrane serine protease, producing the protein MSIPYTPQTPAGTPTCYRHPDRPTYVHCTRCGRPVCPECMRSAAVGHQCVDCVAAAGQNVRAARTGAGGILRSGQPYVTYALIAVNVVMFVLQMTSRDLQRALVLWAPGVAGGEYYRLITSAFMHYGAMHLLFNMWALYVIGPPLEAWLGRLRFGALYGLSALGGSVLVYLLAPIGAATAGASGAVFGLFGATFVVAKRLNLDVRWVVVLIGINLVLTFTVPSISWQGHVGGLITGSLIAAVYTYAPRERRNLVQGGVSAAVLVVFAALIYWRTAELIGQYGALITG; encoded by the coding sequence ATGAGCATCCCTTACACACCGCAAACTCCGGCGGGCACACCGACCTGTTACCGCCATCCAGACCGCCCGACCTATGTGCACTGCACCCGTTGTGGGCGCCCGGTCTGCCCCGAGTGCATGCGCAGCGCCGCGGTCGGCCATCAGTGTGTCGACTGCGTGGCAGCCGCCGGCCAGAATGTGCGGGCGGCGCGCACCGGGGCCGGTGGCATCCTGCGCTCCGGCCAGCCGTATGTGACGTATGCGCTGATCGCGGTCAACGTGGTGATGTTCGTGCTGCAGATGACGTCGCGAGATCTTCAGCGCGCGCTTGTGCTGTGGGCGCCCGGCGTTGCGGGAGGCGAGTACTACCGCTTGATCACCTCGGCGTTCATGCACTACGGCGCCATGCACCTGCTGTTCAACATGTGGGCGCTGTATGTGATCGGCCCTCCGCTCGAGGCCTGGCTGGGCCGGCTGCGCTTCGGTGCGCTGTACGGCCTCAGCGCGCTGGGCGGTTCGGTGCTGGTGTACCTGCTCGCTCCGATCGGGGCGGCCACCGCAGGCGCATCGGGTGCGGTCTTCGGGTTGTTCGGGGCGACGTTCGTGGTGGCCAAGCGGCTCAACCTCGACGTGCGGTGGGTGGTGGTGCTCATCGGTATCAACCTGGTGCTGACATTCACCGTGCCGTCGATCAGTTGGCAGGGCCACGTGGGCGGCTTGATCACCGGGTCGCTGATCGCGGCGGTCTACACCTACGCGCCGCGCGAACGCCGCAACCTGGTGCAGGGCGGCGTCTCCGCGGCTGTCCTGGTGGTGTTCGCTGCGCTGATCTACTGGCGCACCGCCGAGTTGATCGGTCAGTACGGCGCGCTGATCACCGGCTGA
- the lipE gene encoding lipase LipE, whose product MSHSPTGDGRIRVPSDLDAVTDVGTEDHADIPAATADRIWESVRHWYAAGMHPAIQLSLRHNGKVVLNRAIGHGWGNGPADPPDAEKVPVTVETPFCVYSAAKAISTTVVHMLVERGEFSLEDRVCDYLPNYTSHGKDRTTIRHVITHSAGVPFATGPRPDLKRMNESAYAREKLGELKPIHRPGLMHIYHGLTWGPLVREIVSAATGRNIRDILAEDILDPLGFRWTNYGVAEQDVPLVAPSHVTGKPLPAPIAKAFRAAVGGTPQQIIPFSNTPLFLTGVVPSSSTVSNADELSRFAEILCRGGELDGVRVMRPETLRAAAAPARRLRPDIATGFAPMRWGTGYMLGSTRFGPFGRDAPAAVGHTGLTNIAVWADPERRLSVGLVSSGKPGQHREAGRYTEVLDCINAEIPRVRG is encoded by the coding sequence GTGAGCCACTCCCCCACCGGCGACGGCCGGATTCGCGTCCCGAGCGACCTCGATGCCGTCACCGACGTCGGGACCGAGGACCACGCCGACATCCCGGCGGCCACCGCCGACCGGATCTGGGAATCCGTGCGGCACTGGTACGCCGCGGGCATGCACCCCGCCATCCAACTGTCCCTGCGGCACAACGGAAAAGTCGTGCTCAACCGCGCGATCGGCCACGGTTGGGGCAACGGCCCGGCCGACCCCCCGGACGCCGAGAAGGTGCCGGTCACCGTCGAGACGCCGTTCTGTGTGTACTCCGCAGCCAAGGCCATCAGCACGACAGTGGTACACATGCTCGTCGAGCGCGGCGAATTCTCCCTCGAGGACCGGGTCTGCGACTACCTGCCGAACTACACCAGCCACGGCAAGGACCGCACCACCATCCGGCACGTGATCACCCACAGCGCCGGCGTGCCGTTCGCCACCGGGCCGCGACCAGACCTCAAGCGGATGAACGAGAGTGCTTACGCGCGCGAGAAACTCGGTGAGCTCAAACCGATCCACCGGCCAGGCTTGATGCACATCTACCACGGGCTGACCTGGGGCCCGCTGGTCCGCGAGATCGTCTCGGCCGCAACCGGCCGCAACATCCGCGACATCCTCGCCGAAGACATCCTGGACCCGCTGGGCTTCCGGTGGACGAACTACGGCGTGGCAGAACAGGATGTCCCGCTGGTCGCGCCGAGCCACGTCACGGGCAAACCATTGCCTGCGCCGATCGCCAAGGCCTTCCGGGCCGCCGTCGGCGGGACCCCACAGCAGATCATTCCGTTCTCCAACACCCCGCTCTTCCTGACCGGCGTCGTCCCGTCGTCCAGCACGGTGTCCAACGCCGACGAGTTATCCCGCTTCGCCGAAATCCTCTGTCGCGGAGGTGAACTCGACGGAGTCCGGGTCATGCGGCCGGAGACGCTACGCGCTGCGGCGGCCCCCGCGCGGCGGTTGCGGCCCGATATCGCAACAGGATTCGCGCCGATGCGCTGGGGCACCGGCTACATGCTCGGGTCCACCAGGTTCGGGCCCTTCGGACGCGACGCACCCGCCGCCGTCGGCCATACCGGGCTGACCAACATCGCCGTCTGGGCGGATCCGGAACGACGGCTGTCAGTCGGACTGGTCAGCAGCGGTAAACCCGGACAGCACCGCGAAGCCGGCCGCTACACCGAAGTGCTGGACTGCATCAACGCTGAGATCCCCCGCGTCCGCGGGTGA